The genome window TCGGAGTATAAGTGAAGTCGCCGGTGAGATTTAACTTGACTGTACCGTTGCTCGCGGTTGTAACTACCACGGCACTACGCGCGTCGCCGCTGTTGGCGTCGGTGTCGTTGCTTAAGACTCCCGCCCCAGAGACGCTGAGCACTTTATCGTGCAGGACGCTGTAGGTGTCATTGACCCCCACCGGGAAATTATTAACCGAGATGTTGCCGAGAGTAAAAGTGGCACTTGCTTGGTCGGTGGCGTCGCCGAAAAATAGGAAGTTTGGCTGGGTGTAGGGATTGAAGGGTAAAGCTGGCTGGCTGGTTGCTGGATTAAATGCTCCGTAGTTCCGCAGCGACTGATTTGTCAACAATGCTGTGCCGCCAGCAAACAGGCTGTAACTCGTGCCTTGAACCACCAGTTTGTAGTCGGTAGCATTGCTGATGTTAAAATTCGCACTTTCCCCGCGAGTGAACAGGGGATTATCTAGCTGGGCAAAAATGCCTCCGTTAGGGCCGAGATTGCGGTTGGTGAAACCGAGTTCAATGCCTTTTGGAGCGTCACTGCTAATGGCGATGATGCTGAAACCTGCTCGATCGTCACTACTGCTGTTTTCCGCCGTAACTGCAACTCTGAAAGAGACGCTATAGCCGTCGGTGAGGCTGAGTGCGGGGAAAGTTGCGTTGACCGGAGTAAATGTTCCTGGCGCAGGAGTAGGGGTGTATTTGTAGTTGGTGTAGCCCGCATAGCCTGTAGTGTTATTCGCCGCCGTCACACTAGCAGTATTAATGCCCGTGTTGGGCGAGAACGCACCAGCGGGAAGGGAACCAGAACCGGCTGGGAAAGGGAGAGGTACTTGTCCGTAAGCTAATTGAGTACCGGCTGCTGTCCCGATGCCTGGTGTGGTTGCTGATGTTGGTGGTAGTGGTGAATAGTTTGTGCCGTCGTAGAGGGTACGGCCGAAGGCAAATTGATAGGCGGCCCTGGTGGCTGGGTCGATCGCCACTTCAGAAGACACCGCTCCCGTTGTATAATCTAGCTCCCAGTTGCCGCCTAAAGCTGCAGAGCCGATCGGCGATCGAGAAGCAGCAATTTTTGCCTTGGTTAGCTGACTCAGTTGCTGCACAAAGCTAGCGCCCTTCTCCCCCGCCGCTACCTCGCATCCGTACAGCAAAATCTCTCCACTCTCTGCCAGCGATCGCGACCAGCGCTGCAATTGTCTAGCATAAGTTTTTAAAGTTGTCAAGTTTAGATCGATCGCGCCTAGCTGCAAACTCGCGGGGCGGCCGTGGGAGATGATATGAATGCTTTTAATATTGCTGCGACTCGCTAGCGCGGCCGTGATTTGTGCTAGCCCATCCCGCGCCGCATCGAGGATAATTACTTCTGTCCCCGCTGCGATGCCGTTGCGGAGAGTTTGGCAATCGGAAAGGGCAGAGTCGAGAAAGGCGATCGAACTTACAACTGAATTAATAAAATTTTGCACAATACACCTCTGGTTGGATGACCGTAGGAAAATTAAGATGTAGAGAGCTTAGCAAATTCACACATTAAATGTCATGAGTAAAATTAACAATCAAGACTGATATTAACTTTCCGTGAAGCTGCTACAGATTCATCTTGTAGAGGCGCGTTTAGCAAATAATTAATTTCAAAAACCGACAATCCCAGTACAAAAGTTGACCTTTTAGGGTTCGATCGCCAAAAATTCTTCAGCAACCAATCCTTTCTGAATTGCGAGTACAGCAGCTTGAGTGCGATCGCGCACTTCTAACTTTTGCAAAATCGCGTGTACGTGAACCCGCACAGTCCCCGGAGCAATGTACAATATTTGTGCAATTTCCTGATTGCTTTTCCCCGCCGCAACTAAAGCTAATATTTCCTGTTCTCGCTTCGTCAGCGGATTTTCCAAAACTTCTGATTTTGAACCAACTTTCACAGGTTCAGGATTAGCAAAAACCGCCCGAATTTCCGCAGTTGCCACCTGATCCCACCACGAAGCACCCGCTGCTACCGATCGAATTGCCCAAACCAAAGTTTCCGCCGCAATTCCCTTGAGGCAATATCCCTGGGCACCGGCAGCAATTAATCTTTCAATTAAGGATTTTTGAGAATGAGATGTTAAAATTAAAACTGGAATTGCTGGATGTCGCTGTTTAATTTGGCGGCACGCTTCAATACCGCCAATTCCCGGCAAACCGACATCAAGAACTACCACATCTGGTAAGTGTTCCTGAGTCATTTCTACTGCTGTTTCGCCATCTTCTGCCTCGGCAATTACTTGCAAGCAACTTTCTTGCTGCAACCGCGTTTTCAGTCCCAACCGAAACAGTTCGTCGTCTTCAACTAGGAGAATTCGCAAGGGATAAGCTGGTTTCATGTCTGTGGGATAGCAGGGAGTCGGAATCCAAATAAAGCACCGTGTGGCAATTTATTTTCTGCCCAAATTATACCGCCGTGGGCGTCAATGATTTGGCGGGATAAGTATAATCCTAATCCCGATCCTTTGGCTTGCCGATCGCCGTTTCCTTGATAAAAACGCTCGAACAAGTGGGGCAGTTCATCGGCAGTAATTCCCAAGCCGCTATCGATAACTTTCACCACCTGATAACTCGAATAAGATTCCATAACAATTTCTACTTTACCGCCGCGAGGAGAATGGTTAATTCCGTTTGTTAGCAGATTAACAAAAACGCGCTGGAGTTGCACCGCATCGCCATTTACCCACAAAGAGCGACGGAAATCTGACTCTCCGTAACTCATACTAATGTAAACTCGGCGCGCCGCCGACAAATGGATGAGTGTTGCGATTACTTCTTCTGCCAAAGCTACTAAATTTACGGGCGCAAGTTGCAGTTTTAAACCTTCGGCATCGTTGCGGTAGACATCCAGCAGCGTTTCTACTAATTGTAGTGACATTTTGTGCGATCGCGCCATTGTTTCGAGAACTTTTTGCTGGCTGGCGGTGACATTCCCAAATTTGGCTTCTTGAAAAGCTTTAATTGTTTCAATCGCCCCCAGCATCGGCGTTTTCAAGTCGTGACTCAAAGTAGAGACAAAATCTTCCCGGATGCTTGCTAGCTGCTGCTGCGACTGCAACTCAGCTTTAGCGATCGCGATCGTCTCTTGGTACTGCTGGTTGCGATCGCTCAAATATCCCGTCACCCCTAAAGCCATGACTGCGATCGATCTATTTGCTACAGTTGCTAGGGCGATCGCTTCTCCATGAGGAACAAACAAATTTAACAGAGTCAAAGCTGCCGATACCAGCGTAATTTGCAACTTACCCAACCGACTCAAGCGCGAATTGGCCAGCAAAATCGGCCCTGTGTACAAATACCCAAACAGATACTCCGACGGCGTAGTAAATTCCAGCACTACAACGATCGCAAATAAAATTGCGATCGACCACCTCCCCCGCAAATACTTCTCTTGAATTGCCTGGTTGTCTGTGATTTTCAATAAGCTGTTTAACATCCTTTATCCATCCATTTTATCTTTTATATTTACACTCTACTCTCTGCCTTATTCGTGCGTTTTTTCTTCGCCAAAATTTGTCTGTTTTGACGCAAAAACAAGCGTTTAGATAACATCTATATCTGCAAGCATAGATACTGCTAAATATTTAAACATTTGTCTGTCCGGGAAAATATATAGCAGCTAAGCATAACGGGTAAACGGCAACTTATACCTGCGGGCTGATTATCAAAAATCTTAAGGGCAAGTATATTGATTTTTAAAAGCAGATTGCACTTTTAAGGAAGTATTGGCTCAGTTATGCTTGAAGGATTAATTCAAATCGCATTAACGCTAATCATTGTAGTAGCGATCGCCCCTATTTTTGGTAATTACATGGCGCGGGTGTACATGGGAGAACCAACCATTCTCGACCCCGCTATTAAACCTGTAGAACAACTAATCTATAAAGCCAGCAATATCCGGTCTGTAGATTCCATGACAGGCTGGCAATATACCCGATCGCTACTTTACAGCAATGCAGCAATGGGCATATTTGTTTATTTGATTTTCATGCTTCAGGGAGTGCTGCCTTTAAATGCCACCAGCCTAAGCGCCCCAACCTGGGATACTGCGCTGCACACAACTATTTCCTTCCTCACAAATACCGACCAACAGCATTACTCCGGGGAGACAACATTCACTTATTTATCCCAGTTAACTCTGGGTTTTTTAATGTTTACCTCAGCCGCTACCGGTTTAGCAGTAGGTATTGCTTTTATCCGGGGCTTAACCGGCCGTCCCTTGGGCAACTTTTACATCGATTTAATTCAATCAATCACCAGGATTCTGCTACCAATTTCTTTGATAATTGCCTTACTTTTGCTGATGTCGGGAGTGCCAGAAACCCTAGCAGGGCCGGCAGTTGCCCGTACATTAGAAGGCGACACGCAAATAATTGCTCGCGGCCCAGTTGCTCACTTTGAAAGTATCAAACAACTGGGAGAAAATGGCGGCGGATTTTTTGCCATCAACTCGGCTCATCCCTTTGAAAATCCCAACCCTTTTACCAACCTGCTGGAAACACTAGGAATGGTTTCTATACCAGCAGCGATGATTCACACCTACGGCAGATTTGCCAACAACAAAAAACAGGGATGGCTGATTTTTTGGATGGTGTTTGGCATCTACGTTATCTTGATTGGCATTGCAGCATTTGGCGAGTACGGCGGCAACCCTCAAATTAATAATTTACTGGGTTCGCAGCAGCCAAATTTAGAAGGCAAAGAAGTTAGGTTTGGCTGGGCAGAGACTGCACTTTGGGCGGTGACTACCACTGGCACAATGTGCGGTGCGGTCAACGGGATGCACGATTCTTTAATGCCTCCCGGTGGTTTTGCTACTCTGTTTAATTTGTTTCTACAAATCGTTTGGGGCGGACAAGGAACGGGAACGGCTTACTTATTTATTTACTCAATTTTGAGCGTATTTCTCACCGGATTAATGGTGGGGAGAACGCCGGAGTTTTTGGGACGCAAAATTGAAAAACGAGAAATTGTTTTAGCCAGCGTTGTTTTGTTAATTCACCCGATCGCAGTTTTAATCCCGGGTGCCATTTCCCTCGCCTTTACCGACAGTTTGAGCGGCATCAGCAACCAGGGATTTCACGGCATTTCCCAGGTGATGTACGAATACGCTTCGGCCGCCGCTAACAACGGTTCTGGTTTTGAAGGATTGGCTGACTCTCAACCCGCGCCCACAGGACTTTGGTGGAATTTAAGCACCTGTTTTAGCCTGCTGTTGGGGCGCTACGTTCCAATTATTGCCCTGCTGCTTTTAGCTGACAGCATGACGAAGAAACAACTGGTTCCCGAAACAACCGGCACTCTCAGAACCGATTCAGTTTTGTTCACCAGCGTCACCGCAGGAGTAATCATAATTCTGGGCGCGCTGACATTTTTCCCAGTTCTAGCTTTAGGGCCAATTGCCGAAGGATATGAAATTAGCAGCGGCAAGTTTGAACCCACACCGATAACTGCGCCGCCTTTAGCAACACCTTCGCCTTTAGCAACACCTTCGCCTGAAGCGACAACGCCGACACCAAACAGCGGACAGTAGATGTAGATTGCATTAAGTAATGCAGCGACAATAAACTGCTGTTGCTGGCAACAATCCCAAATCCCAAATCCCAAATCTAAAATCTAAAATCTAAAATCTAAAATCTAAAATCCACATGGCTTCTTCCAATACTCCTGATTCCCCAAAAAGACCTGCTAGAGGCTCTCGCGAGTCTCGCAAGCACACGCCGAAAGCAAATACAAAAGGCCTTTATCAAAGAGCTTTTAAACAAGCTTTTGTCAAGCTAAACCCGCAGGTAATGCTGAAAAATCCGGTGATGTTTGTGGTGTGGGTTGGCACAATTGTGACTGCATTATTAACGATCGACCCGACGCTGTTCGGCCCGGTTCCCGGCGAAAATCAGAGAGTTTTCAACGGTTTAGTCACGTTTATTTTGTTCTTTACTTTGGTATTTGCTAATTTTGCCGAAGCGATAGCAGAAGGGCGCGGGAAAGCGCAAGCAGATGCCCTGCGATCGACCAAAGCCGACACAACAGCCCGCAAACTCCTACCAGACGGTTCAATTCAAGAAGTTAGTTCGACATCCCTGAGACGCGGCGACCAAATTAAAGTGATCGCAGGCGATGTCATTCCTGCCGACGGCGAAGTGATCGCAGGTGTCGCCTCTGTAGACGAATCTGCGATCACTGGCGAATCGGCACCGGTCCTCAAGGAACCGGGTTCGGACATCGCCAGTTCCGTTACCGGCGGGACGCGCATCCTTTCCGACGAACTGACGCTGCGGGTGATGGCCGATCCGGGTAAGGGGTTTTTGGACAGGATGATCGCGCTGGTGGAGGGGGCCGAAAGGTCGAAAACGCCGAACGAGATCGCGCTGACGGTGCTGCTGGCGGTGCTGACTCTGGTGTTTTTGATTGTGGTTTCGACGATTCCGCCCGTGGGAAATTACGTGAAAACCCCTGTGGGCGTGGTGACGCTGATTTCGCTGCTGGTGGCGCTGATTCCAACAACCATTGGAGGTTTGCTGAGCGCGATCGGCATTGCGGGGATGGATCGCGTCGCTCAGTTTAACGTGATAGCGACCTCTGGACGCGCCGTGGAGGCTTGCGGCGACGTGAATACGCTGATTTTGGACAAAACGGGGACGATCACGCTGGGGAACCGTTTAGCCGAGGAATTCATTCCGGTCAACGGTCATTCACTGCAAGAAGTGGCGCAGGTAGCCTTGGATGCCAGCGTGTTTGACGATACTCCAGAGGGAAAGTCGATCGTCCGTTTGGCTCACAATTTGGGCGCACAGGTGGATTTCGATCGCACCAACGCCGCCGGGCTTGATTTTTCCGCAAAAACGCGGATGTCTGGCACGGATTTGCCCGATGGGACGGAGGTTCGCAAGGGTGCGGTGGACGCGGTGAAGGGTTTTGTGCGATCGCGCGGCGGCAATTTCGGGCCGGATCTCGATGCAGCTTACGAGCGAGTTTCCCGCTTGGGAGGCACACCCTTAGCTGTTTGTCAAGGTAGCGACACCTACGGCATTATCTATTTAAAAGATGTCATCAAACCGGGAATTCGCGATCGATTTGACCAACTGCGAAAAATGGGAATTCGCACCATTATGCTCACCGGAGATAACCGAATTACAGCATCAGTAATTGCCGATGAAGCAGGCGTTGACGACTTCATTGCCGAAGCAACTCCCGAGGACAAAATCGACGTAATTCGCAAGCAACAAGCCGAGGGCAAATTAGTCGCAATGACCGGAGACGGAACCAACGACGCACCCGCACTAGCGCAAGCAAACGTAGGACTGGCGATGAATTCTGGAACCCAAGCCGCGAAAGAAGCAGCGAACATGGTGGACTTAGATTCTGACCCTACCAAACTAATTGACTTAGTGACAATTGGCAAACAATTGCTGATTACTCGCGGCGCGCTGACCACATTTTCCCTAGCCAACGATATCGCTAAATATTTTGCAATTATTCCGGCAATGTTTGCCCCGGTTGGCGCTTTAAACGTGATGGGTTTAGCCAGCGGTCAATCGGCGGTTTTGTCAGCATTAGTTTACAATGCTTTGATTATTCCCGCTTTAATTCCCTTAGCATTAACCGGGGTAAAATTTCGACCGCTGACTGCAAATCAACTGTTGCAGCGGAACATTTTAATCTACGGATTGGGAGGAGCAGTCGCGCCGTTTATTGCTATCAAAGTTATTGATATTTTGATTGCCGCCGTTGGGCTAGCATAGATTGGGAAAGCACAACACGAATTTTGACACGGATACACGGATTAATCTCATTACCCGGCTCTGCCGGAGAACGCATATCCAGAGGCTATGCCTCGATTTTCCTAAAAGAATTATCGAATACAAAGACAGATGTTTATTCCCAAAACAAGGATAATTTATGAAACGGAATGATTTGCTGAAGGATATTTTTCCCACAGATTTCCAAGAAATTATTGAGTTAGCGCAAATGCTTTGGCAGCGCCACCCAATCCCGGTACATCTATTTCTGGTAATGTGTTTCAATGCGATAATTGCCCCCGCTGTTTACGCGGTTGGGGGTGAAGATTTGACGCGAAAAGCGGTCTGGGGTTTAAGTCTCCTGGGTTTGGTGATTATCGCCCTTTCTATTTACCTGTTTGTAGTCATCTTTCATCCGGAAAGATTTTAGTCAATAATTAGCCGTTAGCAAATAACCGAGCGATGTAATTTATGAGAGAAATAATTAGAACCCTTCGGCTTACCCTCGTTTTGTGGGGAATTACAGCCATTATTTACCCTTTAATCTTGCTAGTAATTGGTCAAATTGCCTTCAACTCGCAGGCAAACGGCAGCTTAATTACTAAGCAAGGAGTTGTCGTGGGTTCCTCGTTAATCGGTCAACCTTTCAGATCGGATAAATATTTTTGGAGCCGCCCCAGCACAACAAATTATAGCAGCTTTGCGACCGCAGATTACGACCCCACAAAGGGAGACAATTCCAGTCAAAGAACAGGCGTTTCGGGAGCTAGCAACCTTGCTCCCAGCAACTCTGATTTGCTGAAGCGAGGTAATGAGAAAGAGGGTTTTCAGGGGGTGCAAGTTGAATTAGATCGCCTCAACAAAGCTGGTATCAAACCGACTGCTGATTTAGTTTACACCTCTGGTTCTAGCCTAGATCCGCACATTAGCATAGAGGCAGCTCGATCGCAAATTCAGCGGATAGCAACAGTGCGATCGCTCAATCTCAATCAAGTAGAGATGTTGGTAGCTAAAAATACAGAGGGCAGATTTCTTGGCATTTTCGGTGAACCGGGAGTTAACGTCCTCCAACTGAATTTGGCTCTCGACCGTTTACAATAGTTGACAGTCAGTAGTCAGCAGTCATTAGTCATTAGTTATTTGTTACTTGTTATTTGTAGCAACTGACAATCGCTAACTGACAACTGACAACCGCCAAGTACCAACTGACAATCGCC of Oscillatoria nigro-viridis PCC 7112 contains these proteins:
- a CDS encoding sensor histidine kinase — protein: MLNSLLKITDNQAIQEKYLRGRWSIAILFAIVVVLEFTTPSEYLFGYLYTGPILLANSRLSRLGKLQITLVSAALTLLNLFVPHGEAIALATVANRSIAVMALGVTGYLSDRNQQYQETIAIAKAELQSQQQLASIREDFVSTLSHDLKTPMLGAIETIKAFQEAKFGNVTASQQKVLETMARSHKMSLQLVETLLDVYRNDAEGLKLQLAPVNLVALAEEVIATLIHLSAARRVYISMSYGESDFRRSLWVNGDAVQLQRVFVNLLTNGINHSPRGGKVEIVMESYSSYQVVKVIDSGLGITADELPHLFERFYQGNGDRQAKGSGLGLYLSRQIIDAHGGIIWAENKLPHGALFGFRLPAIPQT
- the kdpF gene encoding K(+)-transporting ATPase subunit F; the protein is MKRNDLLKDIFPTDFQEIIELAQMLWQRHPIPVHLFLVMCFNAIIAPAVYAVGGEDLTRKAVWGLSLLGLVIIALSIYLFVVIFHPERF
- the kdpA gene encoding potassium-transporting ATPase subunit KdpA — translated: MLEGLIQIALTLIIVVAIAPIFGNYMARVYMGEPTILDPAIKPVEQLIYKASNIRSVDSMTGWQYTRSLLYSNAAMGIFVYLIFMLQGVLPLNATSLSAPTWDTALHTTISFLTNTDQQHYSGETTFTYLSQLTLGFLMFTSAATGLAVGIAFIRGLTGRPLGNFYIDLIQSITRILLPISLIIALLLLMSGVPETLAGPAVARTLEGDTQIIARGPVAHFESIKQLGENGGGFFAINSAHPFENPNPFTNLLETLGMVSIPAAMIHTYGRFANNKKQGWLIFWMVFGIYVILIGIAAFGEYGGNPQINNLLGSQQPNLEGKEVRFGWAETALWAVTTTGTMCGAVNGMHDSLMPPGGFATLFNLFLQIVWGGQGTGTAYLFIYSILSVFLTGLMVGRTPEFLGRKIEKREIVLASVVLLIHPIAVLIPGAISLAFTDSLSGISNQGFHGISQVMYEYASAAANNGSGFEGLADSQPAPTGLWWNLSTCFSLLLGRYVPIIALLLLADSMTKKQLVPETTGTLRTDSVLFTSVTAGVIIILGALTFFPVLALGPIAEGYEISSGKFEPTPITAPPLATPSPLATPSPEATTPTPNSGQ
- the kdpB gene encoding potassium-transporting ATPase subunit KdpB, encoding MASSNTPDSPKRPARGSRESRKHTPKANTKGLYQRAFKQAFVKLNPQVMLKNPVMFVVWVGTIVTALLTIDPTLFGPVPGENQRVFNGLVTFILFFTLVFANFAEAIAEGRGKAQADALRSTKADTTARKLLPDGSIQEVSSTSLRRGDQIKVIAGDVIPADGEVIAGVASVDESAITGESAPVLKEPGSDIASSVTGGTRILSDELTLRVMADPGKGFLDRMIALVEGAERSKTPNEIALTVLLAVLTLVFLIVVSTIPPVGNYVKTPVGVVTLISLLVALIPTTIGGLLSAIGIAGMDRVAQFNVIATSGRAVEACGDVNTLILDKTGTITLGNRLAEEFIPVNGHSLQEVAQVALDASVFDDTPEGKSIVRLAHNLGAQVDFDRTNAAGLDFSAKTRMSGTDLPDGTEVRKGAVDAVKGFVRSRGGNFGPDLDAAYERVSRLGGTPLAVCQGSDTYGIIYLKDVIKPGIRDRFDQLRKMGIRTIMLTGDNRITASVIADEAGVDDFIAEATPEDKIDVIRKQQAEGKLVAMTGDGTNDAPALAQANVGLAMNSGTQAAKEAANMVDLDSDPTKLIDLVTIGKQLLITRGALTTFSLANDIAKYFAIIPAMFAPVGALNVMGLASGQSAVLSALVYNALIIPALIPLALTGVKFRPLTANQLLQRNILIYGLGGAVAPFIAIKVIDILIAAVGLA
- a CDS encoding response regulator transcription factor; translation: MKPAYPLRILLVEDDELFRLGLKTRLQQESCLQVIAEAEDGETAVEMTQEHLPDVVVLDVGLPGIGGIEACRQIKQRHPAIPVLILTSHSQKSLIERLIAAGAQGYCLKGIAAETLVWAIRSVAAGASWWDQVATAEIRAVFANPEPVKVGSKSEVLENPLTKREQEILALVAAGKSNQEIAQILYIAPGTVRVHVHAILQKLEVRDRTQAAVLAIQKGLVAEEFLAIEP
- the kdpC gene encoding K(+)-transporting ATPase subunit C, which translates into the protein MREIIRTLRLTLVLWGITAIIYPLILLVIGQIAFNSQANGSLITKQGVVVGSSLIGQPFRSDKYFWSRPSTTNYSSFATADYDPTKGDNSSQRTGVSGASNLAPSNSDLLKRGNEKEGFQGVQVELDRLNKAGIKPTADLVYTSGSSLDPHISIEAARSQIQRIATVRSLNLNQVEMLVAKNTEGRFLGIFGEPGVNVLQLNLALDRLQ